One genomic segment of Hordeum vulgare subsp. vulgare chromosome 2H, MorexV3_pseudomolecules_assembly, whole genome shotgun sequence includes these proteins:
- the LOC123426590 gene encoding cytochrome b-c1 complex subunit Rieske, mitochondrial, translated as MLRVAGRRLSSSLSWRPAATVGARGPLAGAGGPGRDDDDGSAYQRRFAIESPFFTAARGFSSAETLVPRNQDAGLVELPATVAALKNPNSKILYDQYNHERYPPGDPSKRAFAYFVLSGGRFVYASLLRLLVLKFVLSMSASKDVLALASLEVDLSSIEPGSTVTVKWRGKPVFIRRRTDDDIKLANSVDVASLRHPEQDAERVKNPEWLVVIGVCTHLGCIPLPNSGDFGGWFCPCHGSHYDISGRIRKGPAPYNLEVPTYSFLEDNKMLIG; from the exons ATGCTGAGGGTTGCGGGGAGGAGGCTCTCGTCTTCCCTCTCCTGGCGCCCCGCGGCGACCGTCGGAGCCAGGGGCCcgctcgccggcgccggcggcccTGGgagagacgacgacgacggctcGGCCTACCAGCGGCGGTTCGCCATCGAGTCCCCCTTCTTCACCGCCGCGAGAG GCTTTTCTTCGGCTGAAACACTTGTTCCACGGAACCAAGATGCTGGGTTGGTTGAACTCCCAGCCACTGTGGCTGCACTGAAGAACcccaactcaaaaatcctttatGACCAGTACAATCATGAAAGATATCCTCCTGGAGATCCCAGCAAGCGTGCCTTTGCCTACTTTGTTCTCAGTGGTGGGAGATTCGTATATGCATCACTGCTGCGTCTCCTTGTCTTGAAGTTTGTCTTGAGCATGTCAGCAAGTAAGGATGTGCTTGCACTTGCTTCCCTTGAGGTTGATCTATCCAGCATTGAACCTGGCAGCACAGTGACTGTCAAGTGGCGTGGAAAGCCAGTCTTCATCAGGCGACGGACAGACGATGACATCAAGCTGGCCAACAGCGTGGATGTTGCATCCCTGCGCCACCCAGAGCAAGACGCTGAGCGTGTGAAGAACCCAGAGTGGCTGGTGGTTATTGGTGTCTGCACTCATCTTGGTTGCATCCCCCTTCCCAACTCTGGAGACTTTGGTGGTTGGTTCTGCCCGTGCCATGGCTCCCACTACGACATCTCTGGCAGAATCCGCAAGGGCCCTGCCCCGTACAACCTTGAGGTGCCCACCTACAGTTTCTTGGAAGATAACAAGATGCTCATAGGCTAA